The DNA window ATCGAGCTTTCTGTTCAACTTTGTCCATCTCTTTTCTTGggtttttttttcttgaaaagGGTTCTGTTCTGcttgattattaaaaaaaaggaaATAAAAGAAATAGTACTCTGCATTAGTAGCATTGATTTCTTGCAAAAGGTTTGCTTTGGGGGTGATTTGTTTCCTATTTTTAAGACTTGTTTGGAGAAATCCTGTTTCAAGACTGGGCTTTTTTCCTCACCTTTGTTCCGCACtttcttggttttttttttattttgttattttaaaggAACTACTTTGTTTGCGCAATCAAAGAAAGTTCTCATTTTGAAGAACAtcaataattttttgaaaaggGGATTTCTGGGGGGAGATCTTGCGCGGAGAATAGTTAGAAATGGGGAGTAATTGGAAGAAAGTAAAGATGGCGCTTGGATTGAATCTGTGTGCATTTGTGCCGGCAAATCATTTAGCTGGTGATGATCCTGATGATGTCTCCTCACCATCATCTGAGCTACGGTCTGCTGCAGCCATCCGGCCACGGACCCCGGAGGACTCGTCCTCTACTCCTCCTACGCCCAGTTCGATTAAGATGAGGCTGTCTAAGAGCTTTAGTAGAGCTTCTTCTAAGGTTTGATTTTGTCTCTTAGCTTCATTGACCACATGTGTAATTGATTAGATTGATTGGAGGTTAAACAGCATAAGAATCACCCtcagattttaaatgttttgcGACGAGGCAGGTGGATAGGTTCTGGcaaaaaaattcaaagtttACGATCTATCTTATGGGAAAAGCTAAGGGTGCATTTGTATAGTTGATTTGAGCTTCATGGATTTGAAGTATGATGTCCAATTTAGTTGTATATGGTTTGCCTACATAAAATGTTGGGTTCCCCAAAAATTGATGTGGACACGGaatgaaatttaaaactttttgtgttttcataGGCATTGTAATCGGTTGCTTTTCATAGGATGCATTGTTAGGCTGCTCAAGTATTGATAAGGAATAACAATTTTTGAACTTATTGATAACTTATAAGTCATGTTTCTCACAAGCTTTTGCTTAAATTTACAGAAGAATTGTGCGATATGTTTGGCGTCAATCAAACAAGGAAGCCAGGCGATTTTTACTGCAGAGTGCTCACATACCTTTCATTTCCAGTGTATTGCATCAAATGTTAAACATGGCAATCGATATTGTCCAGTGTGCAGAGCAAAATGGAAAGAAATACCCTCTCAAGGCCACAGCCTTGATCCTCTAATGGGGAGATCAAGGGTGAATCCCATCGATTGGCCCTACAATAATGATAGGATGATTAATATCCATCAACACCCGCCTCGTTCGAACTCCAGTCGAAATGCCTCGCCCCTGTTTCATACCCCTGAACCGGCAGTCTTTGACGATGATGAGTCCTTGAATCTTGAAATTGAAACAGCTTCTCCTGAGAGAAACACTGCGGATAAATGTTCAGACGATGGTGTTGACCAAAGAAAAGTTGTTATTAATTCTTATAAAGAAGTTTCAGCTGTTCCTCAATCAAGCACTGTTGATAGCTTTACCGTGTTACTTCATCTAAAAGCTCCTTGTTCAAATTCATGGCGTAATTTCAGCAGGAATGATGCAAAATCGCCGCAAATCTCTCAACTGCCTCGTGCACCTGTTGATCTTGTAACTGTTCTTGACATAAGTGGGAGCATGTCAGGTACGAAGTTGGCGTTGTTAAAAAGAGCTATGGGGTTTGTGATACAGAATCTTGGTCCCAACGATAGATTGGCAGTTATAGCCTTTTCCTCCTCGGCTCGACGCGTCTTTCCCCTCTGCAGAATGTCTGAAGCAGGACGATATAAAGCATTACAAGCTGTCAATTCTTTGGTTGCCAGTGGAGGAACAAACATTGGCGAAGGCTTGAGAAAGGGGGCGAAAATAATGGAAGATCGAAGAGAAAAGAATCCTGTTGCCAGTATAATATTGTTATCCGATGGGCAAGATACGTATTCAATCAATGATTCTGGTGGCAATCAGAATCAACCAAATTACAGCTCGCTTCTTCCCTTATCTATCCACCCTGGAGAAAGTTCGGGTTCCAAGATTCCGGTTCACACCTTCGGCTTTGGTACTGATCATGATGCAACATCGATGCATTCAATATCTGAAATTTCGGGAGGGACTTTTTCTTTCATTGAGGCCGTGGGGGCTATACAGGATGCATTTGCACAGTGCATCGGAGGCCTGTTAAGCGTTGTGGCAAAAAATCTTCAAGTAAAAATTGAGTGTATCCACCCGACTGTCTATCTCGAATCTATTAAAGCTGGAAGTTACCCTAATGGTGTCTCCTCTAATCACCAGTCGGGATCCATTGATGCTGGAGACCTGTATGCGGATGAGGAGCGAAACTTTCTTGTTTCTGTAAATATACCAGCCGAAATTTCAAGCAACAAAACATCATTGTTGAAGATAAGTTGCACTTACAACGACCCCTTCACTAAAGAAACAGCGACCTTGGAAGATCACGAGGTTAGAATTGAGAGAACCAAGACGGCTAGACAAGGAACCTTCTCCATTGAAGTGGACAGACAGCTGAACCGGATTCGAGCAGCAGAAGCAATAGCACAGGCACGAACTGCTGCTGAACGTGGAGATTTAACTGGTGCCATTTCTACACTTGACAACTGTCGAAAATTGTTATCAGAAACCATGTCAGCTAAATCTCAAGATAGCCTCTGTATTGCTCTTGATGCCGAGCTAAAGGAAATGCAAGAAAGAATGGCAAGTAGGCGTTTGTACGAGGAATCTGGAAGGGCGTACATTTTGTCGGGATTGAGTTCGCACTCTTGGCAAAGAGCGACTGCTAGAGGCGATTCAACAGGTGGTTCGAGCAATACTCAGGCATACACCACTCCATCAATGGTTGAAATGGTCACCCGGTCTCAGGCCACATTGAAGAATGGTTCTTCAACTCAGAGACATTTACGACCAACATGGTCGTTTGCCTCCCGACCGAATCCAAGGTAGTGATTTAATGACAGGAGAAGCAAGGTGATTTTTTCAATAATATAAGAAtgttcttgttttgttttgtaaagAATAAACTGTGTAAAAATAATATGCATATGTGGGGAAGGAATGGGAAAAACTAGCTTAGGTTAAAATaactttttgttattttatttgttgGGGTGAGATAGAGAAAAGGCACATTGCTTTGAGAGCAATTTGGACAGAGATGCTAGTGGTGAATTCTCCTGTAATGCAGATTTTCTACTACTCTTGATGTTCTGCAAGTATGATATTGATGCAATAAGCAATGTAATATTAAGTGTACTTtaccatttttctctcttttaagttatatttttataaatgtatCAAGGAAAGAATGCTTCAATGAAAATGACATATGTCAATTCCAATATGTTTATGCTACATTGAGAATGTTTCTCCTCTATTTTAATATCATTACATCACGTTggtttatcatatttttatgaaaGTACATTATATAGATGATATTTAGCCAAATCCTAGAAGAAAAAATAATCATAGAAtataataatcatattttatgtTTCTTAAGTAAAGTTTGTAAGAACTTATTTTAAGGTTTTTCAGTttctataaataatttttaaatattttattgattagAAGCTTGAAGGTATTAAGATAAGTTTTTGCAACCATTACCTTGCTCTTTTGATTctgaaattattaattattgaaaGCCTTTTTTGTGAATACAAAAATATTGTCAATGTATTATATATCACGCAATAAAGTTTCAAAGAATTTACTATATTTTTCAAGAAGTCATGATATATAATTAAGCTATCTCTCTCTTTAGACCATCTCCAACCCATTACGTTATCTTAGTGTCGCACTAACTTTAAAATAGTGTAATTCTTACACCAAATACAAAATTCATCTCCAACTCATCAACTCTAAACTCTACACTAAGACGAATATTCTCGGAATATTccctattattttattaacaacaaataatttatttcacaaaatatttataaacacaataattaaaatatcactAATATCTAAAATCATCTCTATATTAAAAtccattatatatattaatgaattaaaatattaattaaatatatatttataattactttaaaaaaatataatatttaatattattattttaaatacttaaacttattacttaattaaatataattaactaatcattcaaaaaaattacaatCACAAAGATAAATATTTTGAACATAAATTACTAACATACAACCAATATTCAAATGATGCTTATAAAATAGAAATGACACACAAATATCCAACTTTTAATTAACGGAATTACTATATAAATCTCATAAATGATCGATCAGTGCATCTCGTAGTGCGAAGTGAGCCTCTCTGTCCCTTATTTTTTTATACCGAGCAAGAAATTTCTTGAAATCTTATATTTTGATCCGTAACCATTTCCACATTTGGAGTTGGTGCTTCCAACTCATCTTGGATTGGTGTATCCAAGTCACGCTCATCTTCGATAATCATATTGTGCATTATTATGCATGCGGTCATTATATCTTGCAAGTGTTTCTTCGGCCAAGCACGTGCTGGAGATGCTACAATTGCAAATCGTGAATGAAGTACTCCAAATGCGCGTTCGGCATTTTTCCTACATGACTCTTGTTTCAttgcaaaaaattttttttttgaaccgCGTGGATCATGAATTGTTTGCACAAGAGTTGACCatttaggatatatatataccattGGCTAAGTAATATCCTTGATGATACTCTTTTCCACCAATAAAGTAATTTGCTGGAGGAGCGATACCTTGCGCAAGATTTGAAAAAAGATTGGATGCCTCGAGAACATTGATGTCATTGTTAGACCCTGACATACCAAAAAATGCATGCCATATCCAAAGATCATAATCAACAACCGCTTCCAAAATAATGGTCGGAGAACCACTACGACCCGCGTATTGTCTTGCCCATGCTGTTGGGCAATTTTTCCATCTCCAATGCATACAGTCCAATCTTCCCAACATTCCAGGAAATCCACGTTTTTCACCAATACGCAGTAGTCTATCAATATCAATGGAGGTAGGTGACCTTAGGTATCGCTCTACAAACACCTCTACAATATCCCGACAAAAACGTTGAAGGCATTGAATTGTAGTTGATTCTCCTATCTTAATATATTCATCAGCAGCATCTGCTGGTGTACAGTATGCCAACATCCGCATTGCAGTAGTAATTTTTTGATTAGTAGAGAGTCTCAGCCGACCAAGACTATCTACTCGTTGTATGAAATAACGATCATGATTCTTTACAGCTTCAACAATACGAAAAAAAGGCCTCGTGACATTCAAAAACGTCTTCGAAACATTGCTTCATTGTGTCTTGGATTATCAGCAAAATAATCGTTGAAAAGATTACGATCCGCCAATTCTCGATCACGCGGAATTACGATATGCCCAGGAATCGACCCTCCATGTTTGACTTCAACTTCATGTTGCTCGGCATATGAAGCCGCTAAAATTGTGTTATTGGTTGCTAGACTCCccaataaattttttgttttgttgatGGACTCAAATTGATCTTGAACATGTGAATCAAATTCATCAGATGAGCTAGATGATGttgaattaaaaaaatgaaaattttgaaaattcatgTTGTATATTGATAGTTGGAAATTTTGAAGTACGAGTTGGATAACTTCatatgattgatattatatAACAAAACCAAATCTATTCACATTATCTTTATCATCTATCCAAAAAATCTGAACCGATTTATACACCGTCGGATTAGATTCCATTTAATCCGAACCATAGGATCTTTAACATATATCCAAAAAAATCTGATCTGATTTATTCACCGTCGGATTAGATTTCATTTAATCAAAACCATAAGATCTTTATTTATCATTTATAAAACTTATCATATTTTGATCCAATTTATACTCCGTCGGATTAGATTTCATTTAATCGGAACCGCATGATCTTTATCCTATATACAAAAAATCCGATCTAATTTGTTCACCATGGGATTAGATTTCATTCAATCACTCAACCTCATATCATCTAGTATCACTCATTCTATATATAGATTAACATAATTTCATTTCGAGTCACCATTATCATTctctatataataaatattatacttATCTCCCAACATATTTTTGTTTCAATGGCTGCGAATGCACGAACTGCTTCTTATTCATATCAAGAAAACATACCCCTTTGTCATGTTTATCTTGACATTTCCCAAGATCCTATCATAGGCATAAACCAATCTCGAAATAAATTTTGGAGTCGTGTCGAGCAAAGCTACAAAAGTTCTAGAGCACCCGACATGACTGAAGTTCGTAACAAAAGATCTGTGCAATCTCGTATGGGCTTAATATTGGCGGCGATTAGTAAATTAAAAGCATGCATCCAACAAGTTGAACAACTCCATCCAAGCGGTGCTTCAGATGTGGATATTGTGAGTTTTGTTTTGATATAATATCTATACTTATAGTATTATcagttttttatattatttaacttAACTTTAATTTTATATACAGATAATTCGTGCAAAAGAGTTAATGAAACATGATTCTAATTTCAAGAAAGGTTTTAAGTTTGATCATGTATGGTCTATTATGAAAGATATGGAGAAATTTGCAGCTTCGTCAAATCATTTACGGTCAACAATTCAAAGAAGTATTGAATTTTTCGACTCTCAACAATCGGACACACAAGCAACGGATTCCCCCAAATCAGCGTCCCCTGGATTATcaccatttgagattaatttaagtgatgaaaatattggTGGTACTTCGTCACATCGGCTACTTATAGTGAAAAAAGcaaaattgaaaaagaaaaaagatgaaTATATGTCAAAGACAATTGAATCAATGAGATTAGGGCAAAAAAAAATTCTGGAAATAATCCAAACTGAAAATGCTTATCGTGAATATAACAAAGAAAAAATGTATGCaacaaactgaacgaaaatTGGAACAAAATGAAACAAAAATAGAACAAAATCGAAAAATGTTGGATTTGACTAGGTttcaagaagaaaacaaaattttggtAATTGATCTCAACTCAATTCAAGATCCATCTTTGCGTGAAAATTTTAAGGCCGAACAGTCAAGAATTTTGAGTGAGAGAGAAGAAAGAAAACGTGCACGTGATAGTCTCGACTATGGAAAATATTTTGGAGACATTGGAGGATCTGGATCCAGCTTACCTCCGTTTTAAATTGAAGTGCTTGTCATCATTATTTTATTGTATTGTTGTATGATTTTTAATAGTTTGTTGTTTATTATCTTGTTTAGGTTTATGTTGTATCATTATCTTTGATTTTAAGTGTTGTCATCTTATTTTGTTTTATGTTGTATTGTaatgtcaattttaataatttagtgtttcttatgtttgtttatttaattttgtatcattttctttgattttcaaaaaattagtgtttgaaatcttaatttttttatacttgTATCTTTGTAttcaatattaattaatttaattataactaCATAATTATGATAttcatggcatattttatattattttatttactaCAACTAATTTAtcacaaataatttattaacataataatattatctttattaattatacatt is part of the Primulina eburnea isolate SZY01 chromosome 1, ASM2296580v1, whole genome shotgun sequence genome and encodes:
- the LOC140823245 gene encoding E3 ubiquitin-protein ligase WAV3-like, whose translation is MGSNWKKVKMALGLNLCAFVPANHLAGDDPDDVSSPSSELRSAAAIRPRTPEDSSSTPPTPSSIKMRLSKSFSRASSKKNCAICLASIKQGSQAIFTAECSHTFHFQCIASNVKHGNRYCPVCRAKWKEIPSQGHSLDPLMGRSRVNPIDWPYNNDRMINIHQHPPRSNSSRNASPLFHTPEPAVFDDDESLNLEIETASPERNTADKCSDDGVDQRKVVINSYKEVSAVPQSSTVDSFTVLLHLKAPCSNSWRNFSRNDAKSPQISQLPRAPVDLVTVLDISGSMSGTKLALLKRAMGFVIQNLGPNDRLAVIAFSSSARRVFPLCRMSEAGRYKALQAVNSLVASGGTNIGEGLRKGAKIMEDRREKNPVASIILLSDGQDTYSINDSGGNQNQPNYSSLLPLSIHPGESSGSKIPVHTFGFGTDHDATSMHSISEISGGTFSFIEAVGAIQDAFAQCIGGLLSVVAKNLQVKIECIHPTVYLESIKAGSYPNGVSSNHQSGSIDAGDLYADEERNFLVSVNIPAEISSNKTSLLKISCTYNDPFTKETATLEDHEVRIERTKTARQGTFSIEVDRQLNRIRAAEAIAQARTAAERGDLTGAISTLDNCRKLLSETMSAKSQDSLCIALDAELKEMQERMASRRLYEESGRAYILSGLSSHSWQRATARGDSTGGSSNTQAYTTPSMVEMVTRSQATLKNGSSTQRHLRPTWSFASRPNPR
- the LOC140810934 gene encoding uncharacterized protein; its protein translation is MAANARTASYSYQENIPLCHVYLDISQDPIIGINQSRNKFWSRVEQSYKSSRAPDMTEVRNKRSVQSRMGLILAAISKLKACIQQVEQLHPSGASDVDIIIRAKELMKHDSNFKKGFKFDHVWSIMKDMEKFAASSNHLRSTIQRSIEFFDSQQSDTQATDSPKSASPGLSPFEINLSDENIGEQNRKMLDLTRFQEENKILVIDLNSIQDPSLRENFKAEQSRILSEREERKRARDSLDYGKYFGDIGGSGSSLPPF
- the LOC140810177 gene encoding uncharacterized protein, producing the protein MRMLAYCTPADAADEYIKIGESTTIQCLQRFCRDIVEVFVERYLRSPTSIDIDRLLRIGEKRGFPGMLGRLDCMHWRWKNCPTAWARQYAGRSGSPTIILEAVVDYDLWIWHAFFGMSGSNNDINVLEASNLFSNLAQGIAPPANYFIGGKEYHQGYYLANASPARAWPKKHLQDIMTACIIMHNMIIEDERDLDTPIQDELEAPTPNVEMVTDQNIRFQEISCSV